One genomic window of Cuculus canorus isolate bCucCan1 chromosome 11, bCucCan1.pri, whole genome shotgun sequence includes the following:
- the CRELD1 gene encoding protein disulfide isomerase CRELD1 isoform X2 has protein sequence MAARRGGGALLAALLGGALLAAAHPDRDGAEPCRACRSLADSFSRGLERTEHEGFGGGNTAWEEEKLSKYQHSETRLLEVLEGVCTPSDFACHQLLERSEEHIEQWWFHERQQHPDFFQWLCMDRLELCCPPGTYGSDCRPCAGGPQQPCSGNGRCDGDGTRRGTGLCVCSPGYGGPFCAECGDGYYEASRNKSHLICADIDECGTEMAHCRANQFCVNTEGSYECRDCSTACIGCMGAGPARCKKCNKGYWRDGAKCLDVDECASAEEPVCTGVQEVCENTEGSYRCVCASGHVRRDGQCVEDKPPDAPEKGFFDDVTDDEVVVLQQMFFGVMICALATLAAKGDMVFTAIFIGAVAAMAGYWLSDRSDRVLDGFMKGR, from the exons tcGGGGGGGCTCTGCTGGCCGCCGCACACCCGGACCGCGACGGCGCCGAGCCCTGCCGAGCCTGCCGCAGCCTGGCCGACAGCTTCAGCAGG ggcctggAGCGAACGGAGCATGAAGGCTTCGGTGGGGGCAACACAgcctgggaggaggagaagctgtcCAAGTACCAGCACAG CGAGACCCGtctgctggaggtgctggagggtgTCTGCACCCCTTCTGACTTCGCCTGCCACCAGCTGCTGGAGCGGAGCGAGGAACACATAGAGCAGTGGTGGTTCCACGA gcGGCAGCAGCATCCTGATTTCTTCCAATGGCTGTGCATGGACCGGCTGGAGCTGTGCTGCCCGCCTGGCACCTATGGCTCTGACTGCCGGC cctgtgctggtgggccccagcagccctgcagcggCAATGGGCGATGCGATGGCGATGGCACACGCCGTGGCACTGGCCTGTGTGTCTGCAGCCCAGGCTATGGTGGCCCCTTCTGTGCCGAGTGTGGTGATGGCTACTACGAGGCCTCGCGGAACAAGAGCCACCTGATATGTGCTG ACATTGATGAGTGCGGCACGGAGATGGCACACTGCCGAGCCAACCAGTTCTGTGTCAACACGGAGGGCTCCTATGAGTGCCGAG ACTGCTCCACAGCCTGCATCGGCTGCATGGGGGCCGGGCCAGCTCGCTGCAAGAAATGCAACAAGGGCTACTGGCGGGATGGAGCCAAGTGCCTGG ATGTGGATGAGTGTGCCAGTGCCGAGGAGCCGGTGTGCACGGGGGTGCAGGAAGTGTGTGAGAACACGGAGGGCAGCTACCGGTGTGTCTGCGCCAGTGGCCACGTCCGGCGGGATGGGCAGTGCGTGGAGGACAAGCCCCCTG ATGCCCCAGAGAAGGGCTTCTTTGATGATGTGACGGACGACGAGGTGGTGGTGCTGCAGCAGATGTTCTTTGGTGTGATGATCTGCGCCCTCGCCACGCTGGCGGCCAAGGGTGACATGGTCTTCACTGCCATCTTCATCGGTGCCGTGGCCGCCATGGCTGGCTACTGGCTCTCTGACCGCAGTGACCGCGTCCTCGATGGCTTCATGAAGGGCAGATAG
- the PRRT3 gene encoding proline-rich transmembrane protein 3: MATAQLVTWGLLLAAGVPAEAQGILTVSPGGTLQRGREPLHSPAWGQWPGPSLAWEASGDPSGAGDFGSERWGGGSPVRWSPLLRAGDATGPPLEMESKGAGAGTRAWRDRDTTVAVAEETLIAWQGHEARGQDSPQGQTWLPHSAALGTPGPEVPSDTGPGSTGPSWEGKGPSLAGQSATPSLQPTVSTIALTPTPAAGTGLGTVDAHTWGQPAVGGPTTALGIPQGTQLIPASSQLVPLGTVLVPQPMGTGPARGPHATHSSVQLEGRQGDLEKPPSPSPALPSSASRLPPTAPSWRLAEPWTRVLPAHQRSTRRAPFGHATTSPGGATHMNPRPTGQQGPQPAPGAAFGTSPTSLPASSTALPGTPGTGLLPEEDVGSPQRVRGAVGPVRTPNASEAIPQPTPHPTRGTGRTKHSDTPGTQPPPHGPAAPSATWRIAGLTTLPAPRHPSTRQPQPSQPSPAPGANATGLRWAELRRQLGFAWDGHVYGVAAVFLLLALGCLAGLVGAATLRPPHLPHVLGAHSLLLAACLLRATFLLLDPYGARGRLPPRALLLLSTTPFPLLLSTFALLLQRLQRLAQLRLLPGRLRGLPALGAAAALQSGVLGGADLLPPRLGSNAALGLQALGCGAGSLLLLGGLWGCWRVLRAPRQGPGGGERPGLRRGAWALLAAAVLGLPVCGLQLYSALWLRGVLGTPRRFSRPGWAAQLWLRVGELGMVLALLAAAAELLCCRCRRRSPTSHSCWAKALRYFCTSRKAEVPEYPNNCYDWAGSSTGGSGPERAPTNDISKSLIRNPAEQLPLRALKDSNEAWAAAAGMPGLSPKCPNAVVARSCAAFEQGSSPSLGELVFRPPSPINLRRSIDQALCRRHLLHDSLFSQPRRGSGTSLHSSLAPAETPRLGRMVRCSSLTELPGPRQPPGTITVTVTASASSLDSSSLKISWNPWRHGLSSPDSLPLDEAPSRAPLLVPAVPPSWEREGPRSFPALGKATDTRSLSSDTIEL, from the exons ATGGCCACAGCACAGCTCGTCACCTGGGGGCTGCTCCTGGCTGCCGGGGTCCCCGCCGAGGCCCAGGGGATACTGACGGTGTCCCCAGGTGGGACCCTGCAGCGGGGCAGGGAGCccctgcacagccctgcctggggACAGTGGCCTGGCCCATCCCTGGCTTGGGAGGCGTCGGGGGACCCAAGTGGCGCTGGGGACTTCGGGAGCGAGCGCTGGGGCGGGGGCAGCCCCGTGCGCTGGTCCCCACTGCTGAGGGCAGGGGATGCCACCGGGCCACCCCTGGAGATGGAAAGCAAAGGGGCAGGCGCTGGCACCAGGGCCTGGCGGGACCGTGACACGACTGTGGCCGTGGCAGAGGAGACGCTCATCGCCTGGCAAGGACACGAGGCCAGAGGCCAGGACAGCCCCCAGGGACAGACctggctgccccacagcgctgCGCTGGGGACACCAGGCCCCGAGGTGCCCTCGGACACGGGGCCAGGCTCCACGGGGCCAtcctgggaagggaagggaccATCCCTGGCTGGGCAGAGTGCCACCCCCAGCCTTCAGCCAACCGTGTCCACCATCGCCCTGACCCCCACGCCAGCAGCAGGGACGGGGCTGGGGACAGTGGATGCCCACACCTGGGGACAGCCAGCGGTGGGAGGACCCACGACAGCCCTGGGCATCCCCCAGGGGACACAGCTCATtccagccagcagccagctggTCCCCCTGGGCACTGTCCTTGTCCCCCAGCCCATGGGCACAGGGCCAGCCCGGGGTCCCCATGCCACCCACAGCTCTGTGCAGCTGGAGGGCAGACAGGGGGACCTGGAGAAGccccccagcccttccccagctctgcccagctctgcatCACGGCTGCCTCCCACAGCCCCGTCCTGGAGGCTGGCTGAGCCCTGGACCCGGGTGCTCCCAGCCCACCAACGCAGCACCCGGAGGGCTCCATTTGGCCATGCCACCACCAGCCCTGGGGGTGCAACACACATGAACCCCAGGCCAACGGGGCAGCAGGGACCCCAGCCTGCCCCGGGGGCTGCCTTTGGCACCAGTCCCACGTCACTGCCTGCCTCCAGCACGGCCCTTCCTGGCACCCCTGGCACAG ggctgctgcccGAGGAGGACGTCGGCTCCCCGCAGCGGGTCCGGGGTGCTGTGGGCCCTGTGAGAACCCCAAATGCCTCCGAGGCCATCCCACAGCCAACACCACATCCCACCAGAGGGACGGGCAGGACCAAGCACTCAG ATACCCCAGGGACGCAGCCCCCACCTCATGGTCCTGCAGCCCCCTCGGCCACATGGCGGATAGCAGGGCTAACAACGCTGCCAGCTCCCCGGCATCCATCCACGCGGCAGCCACAACCTAGCCAGCCCTCCCCGGCACCAGGGGCCAACGCCACAGGGCTGCGGTGGGCCGAGCTGCGGCGCCAGCTGGGCTTCGCCTGGGATGGCCATGTCTATGGGGTGGCCGCCgtcttcctgctgctggcactgggCTGCCTGGCTGGGCTGGTAGGGGCGGCCACCCTGCGTCCTCCGCACCTGCCCCATGTTTTAGGGGCCCAcagcctgctgctggctgcctgcctgctgcgggccaccttcctgctgctggaCCCCTATGGGGCGCGGGGCCGTCTGCCCCCCCgggcgctgctgctgctcagcacgACCCCCTTTCCCCTGCTGCTCAGCACCTTCGCCCTCCTGCTCCAGCGGCTCCAGCGCCTGGCCCAGCTCCGGCTGCTGCCGGGGCGGCTCCGGGGGCTGCCGGCGCTGGGGGCTGCTGCCGCCCTGCAGagtggggtgctggggggcgCAGACCTGCTGCCCCCCCGGCTGGGCTCCAATGCCGCGCTAGGGCTGCAGGCGCTGGGCTGCGGGGCTGGGTCCCTGCTGCTgttgggggggctctgggggtgctggCGGGTGCTGCGGGCACCCCGGCAAGGGCCGGGGGGCGGTGAGAGGCCGGGGCTGCGGCGGGGGGCTTGGGCGTTGCTGGCAGCAGCGGTGTTGGGGCTGCCAGTGTGCGGCCTGCAGCTCTACAGCGCGCTGTGGCTGCGGGGCGTCCTGGGCACCCCCAGGCGATTCTCCCGGCCTGGCtgggcagcacagctctggctGCGGGTCGGCGAGCTGGGCATGGTACTGGCACTGCTGGCAGCGGCTGCCGAGCTGCTGTGCTGCCGGTGCCGCCGCCGCAGCCCCACCAGCCACTCCTGCTGGGCCAAGGCGCTGCGGTACTTCTGCACCAGCCGCAAAGCTGAGGTGCCCGAGTACCCCAACAACTGCTACGACTGGGCCGGCAGCAGCACTGGCGGCAGCGGCCCAGAGCGGGCACCTACCAACGACATCTCCAAGAGCCTCATTCGCAACCCAGCGGAGCAGCTGCCCCTGCGGGCACTCAAGGACAGCAACGAGGCCTGGGCGGCCGCTGCCGGAATGCCGGGGCTCAGCCCCAAGTGCCCCAATGCGGTGGTTGCCCgctcctgtgctgcctttgAGCAGGGTTCGTCCCCGTCGCTGGGAGAACTGGTCTTCCGCCCGCCGTCACCCATCAACTTGCGCCGCAGCATCGACCAGGCACTCTGCCGCCGGCACCTTCTGCACGACAGCCTCTTCAGCCAGCCCCGACGTGGCTCTGGCACCTCACTGCACAGCTCCCTGGCCCCTGCTGAGACCCCACGCCTGGGGCGCATGGTGCGGTGCAGCTCGCTGACCGAGCTGCCTGGCCCCCGGCAGCCCCCCGGCACCATCACCGTCACCGTCACCGCCTCAGCCAGCTCACTGGACAGCAGCTCACTGAAGATCAGCTGGAACCCCTGGCGCCATGGGCTCTCCTCGCCCGACAGCCTGCCCCTGGATGAAGCACCCAGCCGTGCCCCCCTCCTGGTGCCCGCCGTGCCCCCCAGCTGGGAGCGCGAGGGCCCCCGCAGCTTCCCAGCTCTTGGAAAGGCGACGGACACCCGCAGCCTCTCCAGTGACACCATCGAGCTCTGA
- the CRELD1 gene encoding protein disulfide isomerase CRELD1 isoform X1: MAARRGGGALLAALLGGALLAAAHPDRDGAEPCRACRSLADSFSRGLERTEHEGFGGGNTAWEEEKLSKYQHSETRLLEVLEGVCTPSDFACHQLLERSEEHIEQWWFHERQQHPDFFQWLCMDRLELCCPPGTYGSDCRPCAGGPQQPCSGNGRCDGDGTRRGTGLCVCSPGYGGPFCAECGDGYYEASRNKSHLICAECYRACGRCTGPEDSSCLRCKRGWMLHEHRCIDIDECGTEMAHCRANQFCVNTEGSYECRDCSTACIGCMGAGPARCKKCNKGYWRDGAKCLDVDECASAEEPVCTGVQEVCENTEGSYRCVCASGHVRRDGQCVEDKPPDAPEKGFFDDVTDDEVVVLQQMFFGVMICALATLAAKGDMVFTAIFIGAVAAMAGYWLSDRSDRVLDGFMKGR, translated from the exons tcGGGGGGGCTCTGCTGGCCGCCGCACACCCGGACCGCGACGGCGCCGAGCCCTGCCGAGCCTGCCGCAGCCTGGCCGACAGCTTCAGCAGG ggcctggAGCGAACGGAGCATGAAGGCTTCGGTGGGGGCAACACAgcctgggaggaggagaagctgtcCAAGTACCAGCACAG CGAGACCCGtctgctggaggtgctggagggtgTCTGCACCCCTTCTGACTTCGCCTGCCACCAGCTGCTGGAGCGGAGCGAGGAACACATAGAGCAGTGGTGGTTCCACGA gcGGCAGCAGCATCCTGATTTCTTCCAATGGCTGTGCATGGACCGGCTGGAGCTGTGCTGCCCGCCTGGCACCTATGGCTCTGACTGCCGGC cctgtgctggtgggccccagcagccctgcagcggCAATGGGCGATGCGATGGCGATGGCACACGCCGTGGCACTGGCCTGTGTGTCTGCAGCCCAGGCTATGGTGGCCCCTTCTGTGCCGAGTGTGGTGATGGCTACTACGAGGCCTCGCGGAACAAGAGCCACCTGATATGTGCTG AGTGCTACCGGGCATGTGGGCGCTGCACGGGGCCAGAAGACTCCAGCTGCCTTCGCTGCAAGAGGGGCTGGATGCTGCACGAGCACCGCTGCATCG ACATTGATGAGTGCGGCACGGAGATGGCACACTGCCGAGCCAACCAGTTCTGTGTCAACACGGAGGGCTCCTATGAGTGCCGAG ACTGCTCCACAGCCTGCATCGGCTGCATGGGGGCCGGGCCAGCTCGCTGCAAGAAATGCAACAAGGGCTACTGGCGGGATGGAGCCAAGTGCCTGG ATGTGGATGAGTGTGCCAGTGCCGAGGAGCCGGTGTGCACGGGGGTGCAGGAAGTGTGTGAGAACACGGAGGGCAGCTACCGGTGTGTCTGCGCCAGTGGCCACGTCCGGCGGGATGGGCAGTGCGTGGAGGACAAGCCCCCTG ATGCCCCAGAGAAGGGCTTCTTTGATGATGTGACGGACGACGAGGTGGTGGTGCTGCAGCAGATGTTCTTTGGTGTGATGATCTGCGCCCTCGCCACGCTGGCGGCCAAGGGTGACATGGTCTTCACTGCCATCTTCATCGGTGCCGTGGCCGCCATGGCTGGCTACTGGCTCTCTGACCGCAGTGACCGCGTCCTCGATGGCTTCATGAAGGGCAGATAG